From a region of the Mycosarcoma maydis chromosome 7, whole genome shotgun sequence genome:
- a CDS encoding uncharacterized protein (related to KRE6 - glucan synthase subunit), with product MATDTTFQADEEKARSNGLRLATDPSCLQRRPPATTESGSESSSSHNSTNSFLKPAAARPFATVSVPIATGVTAVDHDAYTPAASNSTLDLLAKHRSVQMIAWLYDYTGGPEDDDWLHEPGVERKRSLAHLAFGWCNISVRGICNVGSLLLLSSCLLMLFAGYPVLYLFLSRNPDQKATSFFGLGGTNGSGQVPALPLFSLVDSDTPFDAYAWTNPLDRVGYHLVFSDEFETAGRTFWPGDDPFWEAMDLHYWVTGDFEWYSPEAVNTSNGFLNVWMQEEATHNLNFRSGMLQSWNKFCFQGGYVEVSVILPGAHDTEGFWPAIWLLGNLGRAGYAGTTQGMWPYSYSSCDVGTLANQTNAQKTAPAAAINAHGLYSSSYDHKLSFLEGQRCSACTCDGEDHPGPNVGVGRSSPEIDIFEIQVNGAHGAASQSFQIAPFDANYTWDQSPKVAQLHGQDTMFNSYTGGVYQEAVSAVAKIPDTAFASSGGVPVTMGVQYDPDWTGDGTGSITWFLNGKPTWTLSGHSLKANRYTEIGQRIIPTEPMTLVINLALSDGFQKVKWDQVEFPAVMKVDYVRVYQKDGQEDRISCDPDDHPTSKYIHDHLDVYMNPNLTVWDQAKYPWPKNSFLGQC from the exons ATGGCGACCGACACGACCTTCCAAGCAGACGAGGAGAAAGCTCGCTCTAACGGCTTACGTCTCGCTACAGATCCATCATGCCTGCAACGTCGACCGCCAGCGACCACCGAGTCTGGCTCCGAATCCTCTAGCTCGCACAACAGTACCAATTCGTTTCTGAAACCTGCCGCGGCCAGGCCATTCGCAACGGTCTCAGTACCGATTGCCACAGGGGTTACAGCTGTTGATCACGATGCATATACTCCAGCCGCTTCGAATTCGACATTGGatctgctcgccaagcatCGATCAGTTCAGATGATCGCTTGGCTGTACGACTATACCGGTGGACCAGAGGATGACGATTGGCTGCACGAGCCCGGGGTGGAACGgaagcgcagcttggcacACCTCGCTTTTGGTTGGTGCAACATCAGCGTTCGAGGCATCTGCAATGTGGGTTCGCTGCTGTTACTTTCGTCTTGCCTACTGATGCTGTTCGCTGGCTATCCTGTGTTGTATCTTTTTCTTTCTCGGAATCCGGATCAGAAGGCCACTTCGTTCTTCGGTCTGGGTGGAACGAATGGTAGCGGTCAGGTTCCCGCTTTGCCGTTGTTCTCGCTTGTGGATTCCGATACACCGTTCGACGCGTATGCGTGGACTAACCCACTGGATCGAGTTGGCTACCACTTGGTGTTCAGCGACGAATTCGAAACGGCCGGTCGGACGTTCTGGCCCGGCGATGACCCGTTCTGGGAAGCGATGGATCTGCACTACTGGGTTACGGGCGATTTCGAATGGTACTCTCCGGAAGCGGTCAATACTTCGAACGGATTTCTAAACGTGTGGATGCAGGAAGAAGCGACGCACAATCTCAACTTTCGATCGGGGATGCTGCAAAGTTGGAACAAGTTTTGTTTCCAAGGTGGCTATGTTGAGGTGAGTGTGATCCTACCTGGAGCGCACGATACTGAGGGGTTCTGGCCGGCGATCTGGCTGTTGGGCAATCTCGGGCGCGCAGGCTATGCAGGTACAACGCAAGGCATGTGGCCGTATTCGTACTCGAGCTGCGACGTAGGTACGCTAGCCAACCAGACGAATGCGCAGAAAACCgcgcctgctgcagcgaTCAACGCGCACGGACTGTACAGTTCGAGCTACGACCACAAACTGAGTTTCCTGGAAGGCCAACGGTGTTCCGCCTGTACTTGCGATGGAGAAGACCATCCGGGACCCAACGTGGGCGTCGGACGAAGCAGCCCGGAGATCGACATTTTTGAGATTCAGGTCAACGGTGCACACGGTGCAGCTTCACAGTCGTTCCAGATCGCGCCTTTCGATGCAAACTACACGTGGGACCAATCACCAAAAGTGGCGCAACTGCATGGACAAGATACGATGTTCAACTCATACACGGGTGGAGTGTATCAGGAAGCCGTGTCAGCAGTGGCCAAGATCCCCGATACAGCGTTTGCGTCGTCCGGCGGCGTACCGGTGACGATGGGCGTCCAGTACGATCCCGACTGGACCGGCGATGGCACCGGATCCATCACGTGGTTTCTAAACGGCAAACCCACTTGGACGCTCTCTGGTCACTCGTTAAAAGCCAACCGGTATACAGAGATCGGTCAGAGGATCATCCCGACCGAACCGATGACTCTCGTCATCAACTTGGCGCTATCCGATGGATTCCAAAAGGTGAAATGGGACCAAGTCGAATTTCCAGCTGTGATGAAGGTCGATTATGTAAGGGTCTATCAGAAGGATGGTCAGGAGGACAGAATCTCTTGCGACCCGGACGACCACCCGACCTCAAAGTATATACACGACCATCTAGATGTGTATATGAATCCGAACTTGACCGTCTGGGACCAGGCAAAGTATCC TTGGCCCAAGAATAGCTTCCTCGGACAATGCTGA
- a CDS encoding uncharacterized protein (related to BSD2 - metal homeostasis protein), with protein sequence MARPGAPSRSHSQRSDELFAAFNGPAETDPALPDHAQAGSSTSAAPSSSVDVFFDAGDALPEPDVQSSNASVNDPLGANRAASNASAAPTPSTFRPPSQLARCGNTPAYDFERPEYFPTATRRPPPSSNATSPRADPAALATSDATNPDHRTIDMSFQSANDADDSLHSASSSNVHRNGYSSLPTSSGGGGVSTDPSEHLSRSDRMRFALGRFGRFVGMGIPGARYTSLSTQDGSRAGVHRPRVVGGGIGQDGVFANLSAKPERRRRGQHGASAEDRGDDDDLEDDMQPPTYEIAAADAVPQYWETTILGGSVHPLANGLGWTPGGAHVGAIEDLIVEGLAVGNFFGFAWNLLVSMTFQFVGFLLTYLLHTTHAARCGSRAGLGVTLIQYGFYLRTRAAEIAEGKIIGSGDFGEGGVAISPGAGGGGWFDENPDGGDTGGTRRRRGWISRTVQAAQSSADGATLADLFAAQADGQPVNVGDQNITDSMSQSTEWLAYVLMVIGWTLLLSSTLSYWRIWRWGKSLVDAAHREQESSTNSNNDASTETSSGATPGATSFVNRFRTIFGTPHGASGQGSGEDWILFPGVGHRLGRNSRSASRQPDRSGASFDHPTSIADLEDEDGLDSQDAQLNQAERRLLNDMRRVGLV encoded by the coding sequence ATGGCTCGCCCAGGCGCACCTTCGCGGTCTCACTCCCAAAGGTCGGACGAACTGTTTGCTGCCTTCAATGGCCCCGCCGAGACGGATCCAGCCCTGCCAGATCATGCCCAAGCTGGCTCCTCAACATCAGCAGCTCCATCCTCGTCCGTCGATGTGTTCTTCGATGCAGGAGATGCGCTACCTGAACCGGATGTTCAATCTAGCAACGCTTCCGTCAATGACCCTCTGGGAGCCAACCGTGCTGCCTCGAATGCATCTGCTGCCCCAACCCCCTCGACTTTCCGTCCACCTTCGCAATTGGCTCGCTGCGGCAACACTCCGGCGTACGATTTCGAGCGACCCGAATACTTTCCCACCGCTACAAGGCGTCCACCACCCTCGTCGAACGCCACCAGTCCACGAGCCGATCCTGCCGCCTTGGCAACTTCAGATGCTACCAACCCTGACCATCGCACAATCGACATGAGCTTTCAAAGCGCAAACGATGCAGACGATTCGCTTCACTcggccagcagcagcaacgttCATCGAAATGGTTACAGCTCCCTGCCTACTTCgagtggtggtggcggcgTGAGCACCGACCCATCCGAACACTTGTCCAGAAGCGATCGTATGCGCTTTGCTCTTGGCCGATTTGGACGCTTTGTAGGAATGGGTATCCCTGGCGCTCGCTACACCTCTCTTTCCACCCAAGATGGTAGCCGTGCAGGCGTTCATCGACCCCGCGTCGTCGGTGGAGGTATCGGCCAGGACGGCGTGTTTGCCAATCTCAGCGCCAAGCCagagcgtcgtcgacgtgGCCAGCATGGTGCAAGCGCTGAAGATCgtggcgacgatgacgatctGGAAGATGACATGCAACCGCCTACTTACGAGATTGCTGCCGCCGATGCAGTGCCTCAGTACTGGGAGACCACCATTCTCGGCGGCAGCGTGCATCCACTTGCCAATGGACTCGGATGGACGCCCGGAGGTGCTCACGTGGGTGCCATCGAGGACCTCATCGTTGAGGGCCTGGCGGTTGGTAATTTCTTCGGATTCGCTTGGAACCTGCTGGTCTCCATGACGTTCCAGTTTGTTGGTTTCTTGCTCACCTACCTGCTTCACACAACGCACGCTGCCCGATGCGGCAGCCGAGCCGGACTCGGTGTCACGCTCATTCAATACGGATTTTATCTGCGCACAAGGGCTGCCGAGATTGCTGAAGGCAAGATCATCGGCTCGGGCGATTTCGGCGAAGGTGGGGTGGCTATCTCACCTGGAgccggtggtggtggatggtTCGATGAGAATCCCGATGGTGGTGACACAGGAGGTACTAGGAGAAGGCGTGGATGGATTTCGCGCACTGTTCAAGCCGCGCAATCCTCAGCGGATGGCGCAACGCTCGCGGACCTGTTTGCTGCACAAGCGGATGGCCAGCCGGTCAATGTGGGAGACCAGAACATCACTGACTCGATGAGTCAATCAACCGAGTGGCTGGCTTACGTGCTTATGGTGATTGGATGGACCCTTTTGCTTTCGAGCACGCTCAGCTACTGGCGTATTTGGCGTTGGGGCAAGTCGCtggtcgatgctgctcatcgAGAACAAGAATCAtccaccaacagcaacaatgACGCGAGCACCGAGACTTCCTCTGGCGCGACGCCCGGCGCCACCAGCTTTGTCAATCGTTTTCGCACCATTTTTGGTACGCCGCACGGTGCAAGCGGGCAAGGATCAGGTGAAGACTGGATCCTGTTTCCCGGCGTAGGccatcgtcttggtcgcAACAGCCGTTCAGCTTCACGACAGCCAGACCGGTCCGGCGCCTCGTTTGACCACCCTACCAGCATCGCCGACCTggaagatgaagatggaTTGGACTCACAAGATGCACAGTTGAACCAGGCCGAGCGACGCTTGTTGAACGATATGCGTCGGGTCGGCCTCGTATGA